Within Mercenaria mercenaria strain notata chromosome 15, MADL_Memer_1, whole genome shotgun sequence, the genomic segment AAATTTTCAAGAGGGTTCGCGaagatgttttaaataaatggtGTCAGCCTGTAGTGCTTTTATAGATCCTCATTATCTTGGCTTCGAGGGTATATTGATATTGGAGATTATCTTATTTATCAGGACTGTTACGAGCTTCAAAATAAAATACCTGGTTTATTCAGTGAAAGTATATTTGGTAAATTGGTTAAACCCTATGTTTGATAACATAAATAAGAAAGATTTAATGAAATGTATACAGTGATCCCTCGGTATAAACGAATGCTTTGCTTTGGTGACGCAAGAGGTTTTGACAATGTAAATAAAGATTGAAAAGTTCTGCTGAGTGAAATCCCTTTTAACTGGAAATCCTGGAATGTCAGATCCTGCTTAAATGAACAATTGTTGTCTTCATCTAGaataagttttttcttattacgAATAGCCTCCAAACTCAAAACCCACAAAGGTTAACATTTCATTTGTTCCTAAGACTTGTCAGTTTAGAGACTGTATTCAGAGTGAACttatttgtaatttttgtatCATAGAAAAGAGtcagtatttatttataataatcaTACTGTCAGTCTATATGTTAGTTATAGTTGTAGTTTGAGCCACTTTTTATGGAATTGTTGCAAATGGCTAAGCTTGCAAATGCTACAGTGGTCCAGGCTGACACTCTTTCAGCCATTCATAGTCTTGCCTTGTCTTCATATTCTTTGTACAATGTAGTACACTGTCTAAATGAAGAAGAGATATTTATGTTTGTATTTCAAGTTgatttactattattatttatgttttgtgTATTTCAGTCACGTATACATGTCCATCCATCAAATGCCGTCACCCCCGGCCAAGGGGTACAACTTGTAGAACTACGCAATACACTGCCAAAATCAACGGGTGATAATAAATACACAGAACAAATGGTGCCAGGATATACAGGTATAGTATTACCTCTGTTAAGTGACACCTCTGTTAAATGACACATCTGCTAACTGACACCCCTGTTAAATGACACGTCTGCGAACTGACTACTGGTACTATGTTAAATGACACCTTTGGTAACTGGCACCTCTGTTAAATGACACATCTTTTAACCAAAACCTCCGCTAACTGACACCTTTGTTAAATGACACCTCTTAACTGACACCTCTATTATAAACTAACACCTCTGTTTACCTACAGCTCTATTAAATGACAGCTAGGTAAACTGCCAACCAGCACCTCTGTTAACTGTAGAATAAACACCTCATTATAATGGCAGCCTGTCTAGAGAAAACTGTTCGGAAAATTATATGCATTGTTGTACAGAGGTTGTTTTTTTGTGGCAAGTTTAGGGAACAGTAAAACAGGACATATTATTATTTGAGTAGTTcttatcttcaccaaacttggtcacaatggtTATGGTCAAAATATCTCGAACAAGTTGGAAAACCATTTGGGTCCTCAAAGTATTTcttcagttatggcccttgaattactcagaattgtgaaaattgacagtgtatGCTCTCTAAcatgagcagttcttatccagtatTTGCCAGATATGATCACAATGTCATAAGTTAAAATTGCAAGGATTGACGGTGTCCAATTAATAACTTATGAATAAGCAGTTCTTGTCCAATGATCACCAAACCTAAAAAGTTTATTGGCATATTATCTTTgtaaagtttgataaccagccagatAGTCTTtgtcactcttgagttatggcccttgaattaattgaaaaacagGACTGCACAGTAATAGAATATCATTAAAGTTGGAAGTAATTTGCTGTGACACAGTTTGCCACTCTTgttcaattttgaataaaaacacaTTAACGACTATAAATTAAGTAAAAAGAAACATGAGCagttattttagtaaaagttCCATCTTTAGAATAGGAAAGAAATACAAATACAGTGCCACGTACTTGGTaataaactgttaaattaaacctgaaagcaaaaaaaaatgtcttttcccCAATACCAGGTATTTATAATGTCCAAGGGGAGTAAACAATAACAACTTTTGCATATGATTATAGCCCTCAAGAGTTTTCTCCCTTGCTTTAAAATTTGTACGGTAATGCTTTagctatatatatgtgtgtgtagcTATGTTATAAATCATTGAAGGTAAACCAAAGTTATTCCTGTTAAACTGAAGCAAGtgtaattttaatatttcttttaaatataataagaaaaaaattctgtttaCTACAATGGAAGTTAATTATGTTTGCGTTTCTTTTCCACAACAGGTTATATTCCAAGAATGACATTTAAATTTGGCGGTACATATAAAGAAGACTGTGACGTATGTATCGATGAATACATGACAAACAGATCAAACCATGACCAGCGGCAACGTGACTTGTTCCGCCAAGTAAGCTCAATACCAAGATTAACAGCAACGTCACATGACCCTTCAGTGAAAGAGAAACTTGACCGTTATAGAGATACTCATCCGTCTAGACCTTTATTAATGGGTAATGTTTTTGTTCTTGTAACAGTAACTACAAAAATTTACTTTCTAGATATCATAAAAAAGATACAagcttttcagtattttaggGAATATACAGTTTTAAACTCCACCTAAATGAGAAAGGTTGTGCTGTGGTCAAGGCAGTTCTAGTTAACTGCAATGTCAAGAAATGCTGTTTGAATCGAAAGTAAGGCATATTTCAAATGAATCACAGAATTAATGCCTTTTCTGTGACaagattttcacattttttggaaGTCTTACCTTTAACTTAAGTTTCTGTGTAAAATGCTACATCCAAATGTTTTTCTTAAGGAtgattttcaaaaacttttcttCAAAGCTGACATCCAAATATTCTTCTTTGATAATATCTcaattaattatgaaaattataacatTTCAGAGGACAAGCGACCTCTGACAGAGCCACCTATACCGGGATACAATGGCTATATACCTAGAATAAAACCCACTGAGCTTGGGCTCGGACATCGGTACCATGTGGCATGTGACAATGGATTTAGCCAGTTTGTACGGGAAACTGCGAGACAGTCTGAGAGATTGACCGGAACCTTGCCAAAAGCATTAGAAAAGTAGGTTGATAAAGTTGAGTCACATTTTACTCACACCCCACAAGATACAAAATATATGGGTATTTATTGATGTTTGGTCTGTCTGCCCATAATTCCTTTGCAAAGACATATCCAGAACAGTaagtaaactttaaaataacaacacATAAAGGACTTTCATAAAAGTAGCGTCAATAAAAATTATTGTTTACCTCCACAGAATTTTATTCAGGTCACTAGGGTCAAGATAGTTGACTTCAAATTCTTTCTGTGCATCTGTTGGTCTTTCCATGAATCAGAGAGGCATCATGGGATATTAATcacattcagtgatagctctagtttaaaataaaaaagatttagtAAAACAGAATTTTAAGAGTTTTAAAGGCGATTTTACTGAATTATCTAATTAGGTTTATCTTaagccttaccctgctaaatttctataatgaatttggacagttccattgACTGTTTAAAGGGTGCTTATCGAAATAAGATACTGACTGTAATGGTGAacattgtagatcatgatcagactgcgtggatgtgcaggctgatcatgatctacactggctgaaaggcagaatcaatcaggTCTATCATGACAAGGGTTAAAAGAGAGCCAAAAGTTTGATTaaagacttctttttttttttattgggtaAAAGTCCTTTCCATTATAGCAACTGACCATTTTTCTGTACTTATgcaactttttgttttgatttttggaGCACACTAGGGACAtaagttgtaacaatttcttgtttgtAAGTGGTACAGTCATGCCttcttttaaagaaagaaatagcTAGTAGAGTTGGAAAATGTTAACAGAAAAGTTGAAGTACTGTTATAACTTAGACatttaaaactaaaaagaaaaactaTATGTATCATCATAaatatacccccacaaaacaaagtttggggaACGAAGTTGGGGGcggggtgtatataggagtgagcttgtcggtccgttggttttcatggtttccggatgataactcaataaaggcttgactgatttaaataatttttggtacacaggtgtaacatcagaaaatactggtcaagtttgactttggggtcagtaggtcaaaggtcaaggtcacaatgacttgAAACAGTTAACTTGAAAcatgataactttagaacgcttgggtctaagatcataatcttttgtacacaggtgtaacatgataaaatacaggtcagagtcgactttggggtcagccggtcaaaggtcaaggtcacagttaccctgaacagtaaaatggtttcctgatgataacttgagCATAGGCCTAGTATCATAAATTTTGAttcacaggtgtaacatcatgaaatacaggtcagtaggtcaaaggtcaaggtcacaatgactctgaacagttaaatggcttctggatgataacttgagaacacttgggtctaggatcataattttttgtacagaggtgtaacatgataaagtACAGGTCAATTTTGACTAtgaagttagtaggtcaaaggtcaaggtcacaatgacacaaaatagttaaacagtttccggatgataacttgagaacgcttgggcctaggatcatgaaaatcgatagggaggttggttatgaccagcagatgaccccttataattttaagtcagtaggtcacaggtcaaggtcacagtgacctggaacattttaaacgtttttcagacaataacttcagaacactttggactaggatcacgaaacttaatagagaggttggccatgaccaacagatgacccctatttattttcagttccaaaggtcagagtgacccagaacacttaaaccttttccggacaataacttgagaacgcttggaccgaggattattaaacttaaaaggaaggttgatcatgaccagcaaataacctgtattgattttgaggtcagtaggtcaaaggtcaagcaagttcacctttgacattggcttaggtctgtgacaagaccatattgttggggtataattcgtcaGTCTTGTGACATCTCTAGTTATGTATGTGTAATTGAAAGGAGAATGGTGCCATTCTACCTGGAGTtatatcaattacattttattaatattcacttatattacattatattaagAGAGCATTTATATATGGTGGTAAACTTGTGTTATTTCTAATTAATGAATTTCTCAATAAAAGACATGCGTCATTGACAATTGTGACAAAATCGCACTTTAACTAATGTAATTTCAGAGTCATTTCAACACATCTAAAATATCTTATTATGTTATATGAGAAAGTAAGCAACTCATCTGAGTGGCCATAGGTATATATATCACATCTCAGGATCTTTCTTGTGCCATCTGTCTTAagagatgatgataataatgaaaataatgataataataataatgatgatgatgaccatGACAGTggtagtaataataattataatattaatgataagaaggataatgataataatcataatagaaatatctttattagtcccctactggttgaaaaccagtttcgaggactataggaatgtgcttttcctcattccgtcattccgtttgtccgcaatttcgtgtccagtccataacacttttatccatgaagggattttaataatacttggcacaaatgttccccatgatgagacgatgtgtcaagcgcaaaatccggacccctagcttaaaggtcaaggtcacaattggaggtcaaaggtcaatatggcttttttcctgtccggtccataactctcctatccatgaagggattttaatatcaattggcacaattgtacctcataataagacgatgtgtcttgcacaactttcagacccctagctcaaagatcaaggtcacacttagcagtcaaatgttaacatggcatgaacagggtctgtttcctgtccggtcaataactctttcattcattaagggatttcagtATTACtaggcacagatgttccccatgatgatgCGCAAATCCaagagcccttgctcaaaggtcaaggtcaccattgggggtcaaatgtcaatagggcttttttcctgtctggtccataactctgccatccatgaagggattttgatataacttggcagaAAATGTACcctatgatgagacaacatgtcatgtgcaaaacccagacc encodes:
- the LOC123556077 gene encoding protein FAM166B-like isoform X2, which translates into the protein MTTIAFGGGPSLDQRRGFTTLRDGTHVPGYRGYCPQIKYRVGKTYGTDTHELAKSRIHVHPSNAVTPGQGVQLVELRNTLPKSTGDNKYTEQMVPGYTGYIPRMTFKFGGTYKEDCDVCIDEYMTNRSNHDQRQRDLFRQVSSIPRLTATSHDPSVKEKLDRYRDTHPSRPLLMEDKRPLTEPPIPGYNGYIPRIKPTELGLGHRYHVACDNGFSQFVRETARQSERLTGTLPKALEKIPREQLQSAPAAYNRRLYQTDGMIPKYTGYIPQKRFVFGNTYGDTTRTLEVCSHPATSFGEHIQQKEGI
- the LOC123556077 gene encoding protein FAM166B-like isoform X1, with amino-acid sequence MTTIAFGGGPSLDQRRGFTTLRDGTHVPGIKQIAKQSNRCGIMAPRAGVNLPGYRGYCPQIKYRVGKTYGTDTHELAKSRIHVHPSNAVTPGQGVQLVELRNTLPKSTGDNKYTEQMVPGYTGYIPRMTFKFGGTYKEDCDVCIDEYMTNRSNHDQRQRDLFRQVSSIPRLTATSHDPSVKEKLDRYRDTHPSRPLLMEDKRPLTEPPIPGYNGYIPRIKPTELGLGHRYHVACDNGFSQFVRETARQSERLTGTLPKALEKIPREQLQSAPAAYNRRLYQTDGMIPKYTGYIPQKRFVFGNTYGDTTRTLEVCSHPATSFGEHIQQKEGI